From a region of the Vicia villosa cultivar HV-30 ecotype Madison, WI unplaced genomic scaffold, Vvil1.0 ctg.000684F_1_1_3, whole genome shotgun sequence genome:
- the LOC131630461 gene encoding pentatricopeptide repeat-containing protein At4g18520, chloroplastic-like — protein sequence MELPTTTIVLHSCSYSSFHSLPPKFLNLKPPLPDLPSPLSITTTNSLRSSFFPFSYKDLEKLRNTCLAAVEVYDAATESNEVLNSSYQKIDKDSVANWLRLCYDLEEVGRIHTIILKCFRDSSTYVDNNLICSYLRFGKLARARKVFDGMRRRDTVSWTAIIDGYLKFNLEDEAFELFCGSIKHGVQPNSKMFVCFMNLCCKREDIALGKQVHACILKSNWRNLIVDSAVVNFYSKCGKISSAFRMFDRMEKRDVVCWTTMITACSQQGLGYDALLMFSRMLCDGFFPNEYTVCAALKACGENKALKVGIQLHGAIIKKICKNDVFIGTSLVDMYAKCGEIDSSKKVFDRMRVRNTATWTSIISGYARNGFGEEALNIFRLMKRKKIYVNKLTLVCVMMACGTIKASLIGREVHAHKIKSIVHTNTYIESSLVWFYCKCKQYSHALNVLKHMPFRDVVSWTSIISGCGRLGLETEALEFLREMMEEGVSPNSYTYSAALKACAKLEAPMQGKLIHSNASKNPAMANVFVNSALIYMYAKCGYIADAFQVFDNMPERNLVSWKAMVLGYARNGHCNKALKLMYRMRAEGFVVDDYIFSTVLTACGCIDCGDIDWDLESSARL from the exons ATGGAGTTACCAACCACTACCATTGTTCTTCATTCTTGTTCATATTCATCCTTCCATTCTCTTCCCCCCAAATTTCTCAATCTTAAACCACCTCTTCCAGATTTACCTTCTCCCTTATCCATTACTACTACCAATTCACTTCGCTCTTCATTCTTCCCTTTCTCCTACAAAG atttggaaaaacTTCGCAACACATGCTTGGCTGCTGTAGAAGTCTATGACGCCGCAACTGAGAGTAATGAAGTACTAAATTCTTCTTACCAGAAGATAGACAAAGATTCAGTGGCTAATTGGCTGCGACTGTGTTATGACCTGGAAGAAGTAGGAAGGATACACACAATTATCTTGAAATGTTTTAGAGATTCAAGTACTTATGTtgataataatttgatttgtagtTATTTAAGATTCGGTAAGTTAGCTCGGGCACGTAAGGTGTTTGATGGAATGCGGAGAAGGGATACAGTTTCATGGACTGCTATTATTGATGGGTATTTAAAGTTTAACTTGGAGGATGAAGCTTTTGAGTTATTTTGTGGTTCAATTAAGCACGGGGTTCAACCGAATAGTAAGATGTTTGTTTGCTTCATGAATTTGTGTTGTAAAAGAGAGGATATAGCGTTGGGGAAACAAGTCCATGCGTGTATCTTGAAAAGTAACTGGAGGAATTTGATTGTTGACAGTGCAGTTGTTAATTTTTATTCGAAGTGTGGTAAGATATCAAGCGCGTTTAGAATGTTTGATCGTATGGAAAAGCGAGATGTGGTTTGTTGGACAACGATGATTACTGCTTGTTCCCAACAAGGGTTGGGATACGATGCCTTGTTAATGTTTTCGCGGATGCTATGTGATGGGTTCTTTCCTAATGAGTATACTGTATGTGCTGCactgaaggcttgtggagaaaatAAAGCATTGAAAGTTGGGATACAGCTACACGGTGCGATAATAAAGAAAATTTGCAAGAATGATGTTTTTATAGGAACTTCGCTAGTTGATATGTATGCGAAATGCGGGGAGATTGATAGTTCTAAAAAGGTGTTTGATAGAATGAGGGTTAGAAATACAGCTACATGGACGTCGATTATATCAGGGTATGCGCGGAATGGGTTTGGCGAAGAGGCTTTAAACATTTTTCGATTAATGAAGaggaaaaaaatatatgttaataaATTGACACTTGTATGTGTTATGATGGCTTGTGGTACAATTAAAGCTTCACTAATTGGAAGAGAGGTTCATGCGCATAAAATCAAAAGTATTGTCCATACTAACACGTACATAGAAAGCTCTTTGGTATGGTTCTACTGCAAATGTAAACAATACTCTCATGCTTTAAATGTGCTCAAACATATGCCTTTTAGGGATGTTGTTTCATGGACTTCCATTATCTCCGGGTGTGGTAGGCTCGGGCTTGAAACCGAGGCTCTGGAGTTTTTGCGGGAAATGATGGAGGAAGGTGTGTCGCCTAACTCCTATACTTACTCGGCAGCTTTGAAAGCTTGTGCGAAATTAGAAGCTCCAATGCAAGGAAAATTGATTCATTCTAATGCAAGCAAGAACCCTGCTATGGCTAATGTATTTGTGAACAGTGCTTTAATATATATGTATGCGAAATGCGGATACATTGCGGATGCTTTTCAAGTTTTTGACAACATGCCAGAGAGGAATTTGGTTTCTTGGAAAGCCATGGTCTTGGGTTATGCGAGGAATGGGCATTGTAACAAGGCCCTAAAGCTCATGTATAGAATGCGAGCTGAAGGTTTTGTGGTGGATGATTATATTTTTTCGACAGTTCTTACGGCGTGTGGATGCATCGATTGTGGAGACATTGACTGGGATCTCGAGTCTTCTGCAAGACTGTAG